Genomic DNA from Nonomuraea rubra:
TGGCCCATGGGGATCATCGGGCGGGTCAGCAGGCTGTCGCGGGTGCTGGATCGCGAGCTGCGGGACTTCTTCGCGGCGCACGGGCTGGAGCGGTGGGAGTTCGACGTGCTGGCCACCTTGCGGCGGTCCGGCTCGCCGTACGAGCTGACGGCCGGGAGCCTCAACCGGGCCGCCATGGTGACCTCCGGGGCGATCACCAACCGGATCGACAGGCTGGCGGCCAAGGGGCTGGTCGAACGGTTCCCGGACGAGGAGGACCGGCGCTCGATCCGGGTCCGGCTGACCGGGCCGGGGCTGGCCAAGATCGATGAGCTGGTGGGGCCGCACGTGGAGAACGAGGCGCGGCTGCTGGCCGAGCTGGGCCCGCGCGAGCGTGACCAGCTCGCGGGGCTGCTGCGCGGCCTGCTCGAGTCGCTCGGCGACACCTCCCAGGAGTAGGCCCGCGGGTCGTCATACGGCCGGCCACGCTGCCGAATGCCACGGCGGCGTGGCCGGCACCCCGGCGCGGCGCCGCGGTGCCGGGACGCTGCGGGGGCGGGGACGTTCCGGAGCCGTCAGCCGATGGACCGGAGGCGGTCCAGGTCGGCGTCGGACAGCGTCAGCGTGCCGGCGGCCACGTTCTCCGCGAGATGGCCGGGGTCGCCGGTGCCCGGGATGGCCAGCACGTGCGGCCCCTGCCGCAACGTCCAGGCCAGCCGGACCTGGGCGGGCGTGGCCCCGTGGGCGCGGGCGACGGCGAGGACGGTCTCGTGCTCGCCGCCACCCGCACCGGCCTCGCGCCCCGCCCCGGCGATGGCGAAGAACGGCACGAAGGCGATGCCCTGCTCGCCGCAGCTGCGCAGCAGCTCGCGCTGGCCGGACGCCGAGCCGACGCCGAACGGGTTCTGCACGCACACCACCGGCGCGATGGCCTGGGCCTCGGCGAGCTGGGCGGGCGTGACGTTGGAGACCCCCAGGTGGCGGATGAGCCCGGCGTCCCGCAGTTCGGCCAGCGCGCCGAAGTGGTCGGCGATCGAGCCGGCCTTCGCGCTGGGCGGGACGCGGAGGTTCACGACGTCGAGATGGTCACGGCCGAGCTGGCGCAGGTTCTCCTCCACCTGGCCGCGGAGCTGGGACGGGGTGGCCCACCACCACTC
This window encodes:
- a CDS encoding aldo/keto reductase → MINTAASAGTWKLGDLTVNRIGFGALRLTGRAAFTSGAGADRERSISVLRRAVELGVDHIDTAAYYFSPRLSANELINRALAPYPDDLVIATKVWPARNPSGEWWWATPSQLRGQVEENLRQLGRDHLDVVNLRVPPSAKAGSIADHFGALAELRDAGLIRHLGVSNVTPAQLAEAQAIAPVVCVQNPFGVGSASGQRELLRSCGEQGIAFVPFFAIAGAGREAGAGGGEHETVLAVARAHGATPAQVRLAWTLRQGPHVLAIPGTGDPGHLAENVAAGTLTLSDADLDRLRSIG
- a CDS encoding MarR family winged helix-turn-helix transcriptional regulator translates to MGDAVDLILSQWQRERPDVDVWPMGIIGRVSRLSRVLDRELRDFFAAHGLERWEFDVLATLRRSGSPYELTAGSLNRAAMVTSGAITNRIDRLAAKGLVERFPDEEDRRSIRVRLTGPGLAKIDELVGPHVENEARLLAELGPRERDQLAGLLRGLLESLGDTSQE